The Caldicellulosiruptor acetigenus DNA window ACAAAAAGAACTGGTTTGCAGGGTAAAACAGGGCGATAAAAAGGCAGCCGAAGAATTGATAAGAGCATATGAACCTTTGATTATCTCAATCGCTGCCAGATACAACAGACCTGACATATTTGAAGACTTGAAGCAGGAAGGCTACTGTGCAATATTGCAGGCAGCCAAAAAATTTGACGAGAGTTTGGGTGTATCGTTCATCACTCTTGTTGTATACTATGTTAAACGAAATATGGACAGATGTATAAACAGGGACAAAACAATAAGACCGCCATTCAACAAGTTTGATGCTGTTGTGCCACAGGTGGTCTCAATGGATGCTCCCATTAACCCAAACAACTATCATGATGAAGAGTTAAGTGTGAAGGACACAATTCAAAGTCCTACTGCCGAGGTCGAAGAACAAGTAATGTACAGCGAAACTCTAAGAAAACTTGTTGAATTGCTTTCAGATGAAGAAAGGAAGATCCTGTTGTTGCGACTCAAGCAATACAGCTTCAAGGAAATTGCTGAGAAGTTGGGATTGACAGAAAAGCAGGTTGCTACAAGAACACAAAAAATCCGTGCAAAACTTCAGTGTCTCCTGAAAGCTTCATAAAAGTGCAGGGTTCGCTCCCCCTTTCCCTGCACTCGGTAGTTGGCAAACCAATGTGTGAGTGGTATAATATTAATCAAAAGAACCAACTCCGTAATTTTTCCCCTTAGCGGGAGCACGGTAGTTTAACGCTACCTTCGTTTTCACCCCACAGCGGGAGCGGAGCAGGTTAAATGCCTGTGGTATGAGAAGTGTCCTTCAAAATCCAATACAATAGTTTGCCAGTAACAGTTAGCCCTGATTTGAGTTTTAAAGCTCAATCAGGGCTTTTTGCTTTGTTTTTGTAGTTTAAAAATCTTTTTTTCAAAACAGGTGTGCTGGGGGAAAAGAAAAAACAGATGAGATAATTCTCATCCGTTTTCCCTGTACCAATTCCACTTATACACTACCCCTGTGCACCCTTACCTGTAATTATATCACGCCAAACATACAATGCAAAACTGCATTTAGGAAGTTAGCTAATAAAAGTTGGCAGGGGAGTTTAAGATGATTATTTTCAATGCGTGCAGGATAGAAGATGGCAAAATATACTACTTTGGCAGGTTTGTCGGTGTGGTCAAAGACATAAAAGCACTGGTTCTCGAACGCTACTGGTGCAGGGAGTTGGAGTGTTTTTTGGAAGAGTCAGGACTTGTACCAGTCTGGGTATCATCACTGCCAGAAGTAGAAAAGGCAGGCTGAGGGTTTCCCTTCGCCCTCAGCTTTGGGAGTTTGCTAACCAACAGTTTGCAAGGGGGCGTATCCAGGTGAGTTTGCAGAAAAGGAGACTGCAGAGATACATCCAAAGATTTGTCCTGAGAAGATATAAACTGTTAAGCGGTAAAAAGACAATTGCAATGGCGGATACAAAAGGCGTACTTGCTTCGTACCACTTCGACGCAGTAGAAATCAAAACAGGAAAGAAAGTTAAATTGAGAGTAGACGCTTTCTACTTCCTTGGAGAAGACCAGGCAACCCCGGAAGAAGTCTGGTATTCACTGGGTGGGAAATAAACTCCCACCCAGGCAGTTTGCAAACAAAAGTTTGTGAAAAAGTTGTTGCAAAGAGTTAAAATTGTGGTATAATATAAACTGAAAGGAATTGGATATTGCAAGAAAGTGTTATAAATATGCTTATAACAAAAACAGGTTGAAGTACTATAACAAGTCAGTAATAAAAACAGTTTAGTTTGCCAACGATAGTTAGCCCTATTGGACGTGAAAAGTCCAGTAGGGCTTTTTGTGTTTGCAGGGACATTTCAGTTTGCAAATCTGGTTTGCTGTTCGGATGTCATGTCTTGGTAGTTTGCCAAATCATAGTTAGCAGGGAGTGTGGTTGGCATGTCCGATACGATCTGCATTGTTCTTGACAGTATTTTTTCCGGCAAAAAGAAAAGCCCCAGGGTTTTCTTCTACGATGAAGATGTGGTGGTTCATGAGTATGAGTATTCTTCGCCTGTTCCTCTTGTAATCAGGAAAGATGTGCTACCACAGGACATGTTCATGCGTCTGCATCCACTGAGAACGTACGGACTTGTGATGTCAAAAGCAAAACAACTTTTAGAAGAAGAGAGAGAATTCTACCAGAAAAACAGGAACAAATACTACGTTAAACCTTTTGCAGAAATAAACATTCCGTATGACGGCAGGGTTGAGCTATATGTTACTCCAGGTGCTTGTGTAAGTATTGCTCTGGATTATTACACATTGCTTAGAAAAGAGCTTGGATGCAGACTGCTCTGGAACTTTGAAATGGCAAGAGTAACTGCTGTTAAAAATGACACGGTTGTTGCAGTCATTCTTCCGGTCAGAGTCAATTAGGAAAGCAGGGCGAAAATTCCTGCTTTCCTGACTTGGCAGTTTGCCAAATAAGAAGTTAGCAGGGGGAGTGGTTTGTATGCCAAACTGGTGCAGGAATGTGCTTGTGGTGTGCGGAAAAGAAGAAGATGTGATGGAATTTGATCGACAGTTCCATGGTATTCCACAGGTGTACTCGGGGGATAAAAAAACAAACAAGAAACAGTATACTTTTTCAGCGCTAAGACCTATACCGTTGGTTGTTCTCCGAAAAGGTTACTGGGACCCGAGCGAGGAAGGCTACAGAAAATGGAAGGAATTTTGTAACAAGTACGATAAAGCAGACATATTTTACGTTGCGTCGTTGCCCGACGAAGAATTTCCAAACGGATACGAATGGCAATGCGCTAAATGGGGTACTAAATGGGATCTCGTGGACGATGAAGATGTTGATGTAAAGGTCGAAAAAGACAATGCAGGGAATGCCAGAATAATATACACCTTCGATACTGCCTGGTCTCCAGTAGCACCGCTTGTCGTGTATGTTGAAAAGAAGTACCCGAACTTAAAATTCGAACTTGAATTTGTTGAAGATTGTGGTGGATTCTTTGGATACTACAGAAATGGCGGTTATGCTGAGTATGTATTTGAAGATTTAAAACGAAAACCTGAATTGCTTAATGATTTTAAGTACATTCGTATTCAGGATTACCTGTAAAGAAGTCGGGCAGGAAAATCTTCTCCTGCCCGGTGTTTGGCAGTTTGCCAAAAATAAGTTTGCGGGAGGTTGAGTTTGATGAGTGATGTAAAGGAACTTGCAAGAAAGATTGAAGGGGGAACAGTAGAATACGACACTGAAAGTGGAAAAGTTAGGTTATCGCCCGAAATTATCAAAAAGTACTTAGTTAGTGGCGACCCGGCAAAAGTTACTGATGCAGAAGTCTTCATGTTTCTTAAACTATGCCAGCATCAAAGGCTGAATCCATTTTTGAGAGAAGCATACCTGATTAAATACGGCGACGAACCTGCAACACTTGTAGTATCAAAAGACGTATTCGTGAAGAGAGCATCTAAAAATCCTTGCTGCAGTGGATGGGAAGCAGGCGTGATCGTCCGAAAAGAGAACGGTGAACTGGAATACAGAAAGGGAAGTCTTGTTCTCACAGGTGAGGAACTTGTAGGCGGCTGGGCAAGAGTATACCGAAAAGACTGGCAGGTTCCTATCGAAGTAAGTGTTTCGCTGAATGAGTACATCAGAAGAAAGAAAGACGGTCAACCAATGAAAAGCTGGCGAGAAATGCCTGCAACAATGATCAGAAAAGTCGCTTTAGAGCAAGCTCTCCGTGAAGCGTTTGCAACAGATTTCGAGGGACTCTATGGTGTAGAAGAAATGCCAGTCGAACCACAGGAACTTAGCAAAGAACCTGTGATTATTTCTCAATCAGGTGAGCAAACTGAACAACCAGAAACAAAATGGTCAGTTGATACTGAACAGGCAAATAAAGAAGAAAAAGTTGTTCCACTGCCTGAAAAAGAACCAAGAACTGAAGAAACACAACAATCAGCTCAGCTATCTACTGTGATTGAACTCCATAACGTTGCAGTCATTGATGACCCGGTCATTATGCAGAGCAAAAAGGGAACAGACTATATGAAGGTAAAGGTCATTGCAGACGAAGGCGAATTTGAAATAGTTAGTAATCAAAAGAATGTTATGGAACAGATTGAAAAAGGATTTATATTCAGTAAGGTTACAGTGAAAAGACTTTCATCTGGTATGCTTTTTGTAAATTCGATAGAAGAATAAGGCAGGGAGTTCCCCCTTCGCCCTGCCTTGGCAGTTTGCCAAAAACAAAGTTTGCAGAAAGGAGTGTTTGAGATGGTCAGATTAGTAAACTGCACACCGCACACGGTACGTGTGGTGAGGGAGAACGGAGAGGTTGTTGAGATTGCACCTTCTGGGCTTGCAGTAAGAGTAAACACTGTACAGGAGATTGTTAGAGACATTGATGGAATTCCTGTTGTCGCAACAAGGTTCACTGACGTCCAACTTCCAGAGTCACATGAGAACACTGTTTATATTGTATCAACAGTAACTCTGCAGGCTTGCAGAGAGCTTGGCATTCAGAGAAACGACCTTGTTTCTCCTGATACTGGACCTCAGTCAGCAGTAAGAGATGAGACAGGTCAGATAGTAGCTATCCGCAGGTTCCAGGTTTTGTGATGCGGCGGCTACACTGCCCCGCTCATCCTGGCAGTTAGCCAGTAAAAGTTGGCAAGGAGGGTTTCCTAATGAGCTACAGAGAACTGTATAACATTGTAACCGACAAGGACGCTGATGCTTTGAAAAAACTTATGATTTTTGAAAGACTTGTAGAAATGCGGATAGGTTTTGAATGGTTAGACGATGCTACACAGGACCAGATTGTAGAAAAACTCTATGATGCATACGCTCAGCTTGCAAATAAAGTCAAGTTCGGCGACTTCCTGTATGCTGTATATGAGCTGGTTGACGAAGACCTGAAAAGAAGACCCGAGAAAATTCTCAAACTCCCACAGAAAAGGATTCTAGACAAAGTTGATTCAGTGTCATGTGTGGTGTAATGAGACAGGTTCAAAGCCTGTCTCTGGCTTTGAAGTTTGCTAATTAAAGTTTGCTCAACAAAGTTTGATGTGATTGAAGCACGCAATGCGGGTATTAT harbors:
- a CDS encoding sigma-70 family RNA polymerase sigma factor yields the protein MFKLSLDEQKELVCRVKQGDKKAAEELIRAYEPLIISIAARYNRPDIFEDLKQEGYCAILQAAKKFDESLGVSFITLVVYYVKRNMDRCINRDKTIRPPFNKFDAVVPQVVSMDAPINPNNYHDEELSVKDTIQSPTAEVEEQVMYSETLRKLVELLSDEERKILLLRLKQYSFKEIAEKLGLTEKQVATRTQKIRAKLQCLLKAS
- the bet gene encoding phage recombination protein Bet yields the protein MSDVKELARKIEGGTVEYDTESGKVRLSPEIIKKYLVSGDPAKVTDAEVFMFLKLCQHQRLNPFLREAYLIKYGDEPATLVVSKDVFVKRASKNPCCSGWEAGVIVRKENGELEYRKGSLVLTGEELVGGWARVYRKDWQVPIEVSVSLNEYIRRKKDGQPMKSWREMPATMIRKVALEQALREAFATDFEGLYGVEEMPVEPQELSKEPVIISQSGEQTEQPETKWSVDTEQANKEEKVVPLPEKEPRTEETQQSAQLSTVIELHNVAVIDDPVIMQSKKGTDYMKVKVIADEGEFEIVSNQKNVMEQIEKGFIFSKVTVKRLSSGMLFVNSIEE